TTTTAATGAGTAAAAAAAAGGAGTCTGATTCTAATGAAAATGATGTATTCAAAGATTTTCAAGGCCTTTGTTCTGGTTGTGGGATTGATTTTTGCAGCTACTGCTACCCCGATGATCTCTGTTGACAGCGCAGATTTTGATGTAGGAGAGATCAGAGAAGGAAGTGTGGACAAAATCAAACACGAATTTACGATTAAAAACACCGGTGACGAGGTGCTGAAAATCGAAAAAGTGAAGCCCGGCTGAGGATGCACCGTGGTCGGATATGATTCGATCATCCCTCCTGGTCAGGTGGGAAAACTTACTCAGGAAATCAGTGCAAAAAATTTTCATGGCGGAAATTTCAAAAAATCGGTT
The nucleotide sequence above comes from Chitinivibrionales bacterium. Encoded proteins:
- a CDS encoding DUF1573 domain-containing protein — its product is MKMMYSKIFKAFVLVVGLIFAATATPMISVDSADFDVGEIREGSVDKIKHEFTIKNTGDEVLKIEKVKPG